A DNA window from Streptomyces parvus contains the following coding sequences:
- a CDS encoding Gfo/Idh/MocA family oxidoreductase translates to MTRRTVRIAMNGVTGRMGYRQHLVRSILAIREQGGLDLGDGEVVWPEPVLVGRRAHALEELAERHGLTEWSTDLDAVLADESVEIYFDAQVTSARVEAIKKAIAAGKHVYTEKPTATDVEGALDLARLARDAGIKHGVVQDKIFLPGLRKLKRLIDGGFFGEILSVRGEFGYWVFEGDWQEAQRPSWNYRAEDGGGIVVDMFPHWEYVLHELFGQVTSVTAHVRTHVPRRWDEQGKPYEATADDAAYGIFELAGGAVAQINSSWAVRVNRDELVEFQVDGTHGSAVAGLRNCRVQHRSSTPKPVWNPDLPVTESFRDQWQEIPDNQEFDNGFKAQWELFLRHVVQGAPYTWDLLAGARGVQLAELGLKSSAEGRRFDIPELTL, encoded by the coding sequence GTGACACGCAGGACAGTGCGCATCGCCATGAACGGCGTCACGGGACGCATGGGATACCGGCAGCACCTGGTGCGCTCGATCCTCGCGATCCGCGAACAGGGGGGCCTGGATCTCGGCGACGGCGAGGTGGTGTGGCCCGAGCCCGTGCTCGTCGGCCGTCGCGCCCACGCCCTGGAGGAACTCGCCGAGCGCCACGGTCTGACCGAGTGGTCGACGGACCTGGACGCGGTGCTCGCGGACGAGTCGGTCGAGATCTACTTCGACGCCCAGGTCACCTCCGCCCGGGTGGAGGCGATCAAGAAGGCGATCGCGGCGGGCAAGCACGTCTACACCGAGAAGCCGACCGCCACGGACGTCGAGGGGGCCCTCGACCTGGCCCGCCTCGCTCGGGACGCCGGTATCAAGCACGGCGTCGTCCAGGACAAGATCTTCCTGCCGGGCCTGCGCAAGCTGAAGCGCCTGATCGACGGCGGCTTCTTCGGCGAGATCCTCTCCGTGCGCGGGGAGTTCGGCTACTGGGTCTTCGAGGGTGACTGGCAGGAGGCCCAGCGCCCCTCGTGGAACTACCGCGCGGAGGACGGCGGCGGCATCGTCGTCGACATGTTCCCGCACTGGGAGTACGTGCTCCACGAGCTGTTCGGCCAGGTCACCTCCGTGACCGCGCATGTCCGGACGCATGTTCCGCGGCGCTGGGACGAGCAGGGCAAGCCGTACGAGGCGACCGCCGACGACGCCGCGTACGGCATCTTCGAGCTGGCGGGCGGGGCCGTCGCGCAGATCAACTCCTCCTGGGCGGTACGGGTCAACCGCGACGAACTGGTCGAGTTCCAGGTCGACGGGACGCACGGCTCGGCCGTCGCCGGACTGCGCAACTGCCGTGTCCAGCACCGTTCGTCGACCCCGAAGCCGGTCTGGAACCCGGACCTCCCGGTCACCGAGTCGTTCCGCGACCAGTGGCAGGAGATCCCGGACAACCAGGAGTTCGACAACGGGTTCAAGGCGCAGTGGGAGCTGTTCCTGCGCCACGTCGTCCAGGGCGCGCCGTACACCTGGGACCTGCTGGCCGGGGCCCGGGGCGTCCAACTGGCCGAGTTGGGGCTGAAGTCGTCCGCGGAGGGCCGCCGCTTCGACATCCCGGAGCTGACGCTGTGA
- a CDS encoding LacI family DNA-binding transcriptional regulator, whose translation MTVTLADVAARARVSPATVSRVLNGNYPVAASTRERVLRAVDDLDYVLNGPASSLAAATSDLVGILVNDIADPFFGIMAGAAQTQIGGPGDGSGRAGGEKLAVICNTGGSPERELTYLTLLQRQRAAAVVLTGGAVEDPAHQAAMAAKLAKLADAGTRIVFCGRPPLPDGDALVAALAFDNRGGGRRLTEHLISLGHRRIGYVAGPRERTTTRHRLEGHREALRAAGRADGSGEQGADDDRLIVHGPYDRRSGYEATLELLRRAPDVTAIVAANDTVALGACAAVRDQGMRIPQDISVAGFDDLPFSVDAVPALTTVRLPLFEAGARAGRLAMGKENPPPGGIATIAAELMVRGSTAAPRG comes from the coding sequence ATGACAGTCACCCTGGCGGATGTGGCGGCCCGCGCCCGGGTGTCCCCGGCCACCGTCTCCCGCGTGCTGAACGGCAACTACCCGGTGGCGGCGTCGACCCGGGAACGGGTCCTGCGCGCGGTGGACGACCTGGACTACGTGCTCAACGGACCCGCCAGTTCGCTCGCGGCGGCCACGTCCGACCTGGTCGGCATCCTGGTCAACGACATCGCCGACCCCTTCTTCGGGATCATGGCGGGGGCGGCGCAGACGCAGATCGGCGGCCCGGGGGACGGTTCGGGACGGGCGGGGGGCGAGAAGCTGGCCGTCATCTGCAACACCGGCGGCTCCCCGGAGCGCGAGCTGACCTATCTCACGCTCCTCCAGCGCCAGCGCGCCGCCGCGGTCGTCCTCACCGGCGGCGCGGTCGAGGACCCGGCGCACCAGGCCGCGATGGCGGCGAAGTTGGCGAAGCTCGCGGACGCGGGCACCCGGATCGTCTTCTGCGGGCGGCCCCCGCTGCCCGATGGCGACGCGCTCGTCGCCGCGCTCGCGTTCGACAACCGGGGCGGCGGCCGCCGTCTCACGGAGCACCTGATCTCGCTCGGCCACCGCAGGATCGGTTACGTCGCCGGGCCCCGGGAACGCACCACCACCCGCCACCGGCTGGAGGGCCACCGGGAGGCGCTGCGCGCGGCCGGGCGGGCCGACGGTTCCGGTGAGCAGGGGGCCGACGACGACCGGCTCATCGTGCACGGGCCCTACGACCGGCGCTCCGGGTACGAGGCCACCCTCGAACTCCTGCGCAGGGCACCGGACGTGACCGCGATCGTCGCCGCCAACGACACCGTGGCGCTGGGTGCGTGCGCGGCGGTACGGGACCAGGGGATGCGCATCCCGCAGGACATCTCGGTCGCGGGCTTCGACGACCTGCCGTTCTCGGTGGACGCCGTACCGGCCCTCACGACGGTCCGGCTGCCGCTCTTCGAGGCGGGCGCCCGGGCGGGACGGCTCGCGATGGGCAAGGAGAACCCGCCGCCCGGTGGCATCGCGACCATCGCGGCCGAGCTGATGGTCCGGGGGTCAACGGCGGCGCCCCGGGGCTGA